The Triplophysa rosa linkage group LG15, Trosa_1v2, whole genome shotgun sequence genome has a segment encoding these proteins:
- the kcnk5b gene encoding potassium channel subfamily K member 5b isoform X4, translated as MVVAQAAGKGVTVTGGKQFNNWNWENAVIFAATVITTIGYGNVAPKSAGGRVFCILYGLCGIPLCLTWISELGTFFAGRAKRLSQVLLHKGLIAKKVQFVCTAIFLLWGFLVHLIIPSFVFMCFENWTYLEGLYFSFTTMTTVGFGDYVAGVNPEISYPALYRFFVQLWICLGLAWLSLFFSWNVHMVVEAHKVLKKRRLRRHKLSIDDIPETNVEVKKAPKPLPLSGVIDIFQFMSEKVEDYSDVIQAIGADEKRRKKKQEEELSRSKSCSDLLHGLVIPLEHSPRLKRRFSISANMCMVTSEEQTDDLNKNLEEQKLLMENHSDSMFIQQIPERGGKLRIENPGHCAWDSRKSDPSIFRSPIQSRTITINNGDSRFSVSKVSEDHILEQRKSIG; from the exons GTTGTAGCCCAGGCGGCTGGAAAAGGTGTGACTGTAACAGGAGGAAAACAATTCAACAACTGGAATTGGGAGAACGCTGTTATTTTTGCTGCCACGGTCATTACTACCATAG GTTATGGCAATGTTGCTCCGAAGTCAGCCGGAGGTCGTGTGTTCTGTATTCTGTATGGGCTTTGTGGCATTCCATTGTGCCTCACATGGATAAGTGAGTTGGGCACTTTCTTTGCTGGCAGAGCAAAACGCCTAAGTCAGGTGCTTCTCCACAAAGGCCTTATTGCG AAAAAAGTTCAGTTTGTATGCACAGCTATATTCCTTTTATGGGGTTTTTTGGTTCACCTGATCATCCCATCCTTCGTGTTTATGTGCTTCGAGAATTGGACTTACTTAGAAGGCCTCTACTTCTCCTTTACCACCATGACCACTGTGGGTTTTGGAGACTATGTAGCAG GTGTGAACCCAGAAATATCCTACCCAGCTCTTTACAGATTCTTTGTGCAGCTATGGATTTGCTTGGGACTTGCCTGGTTGTCTCTGTTCTTTAGCTGGAATGTACATATGGTGGTTGAGGCTCATAAAGTTCTCAAGAAAAGGAGATTAAGACGTCACAAGCTCTCCATTGATGACATTCCTGAAACCAATGTAGAGGTCAAAAAAGCTCCAAAGCCACTCCCTCTCTCTGGTGTCATTGACATCTTTCAATTCATGTCTGAGAAGGTTGAGGACTACAGTGATGTCATCCAAGCTATTGGAGCAGATGagaagaggaggaagaaaaaacaGGAGGAAGAACTGTCTCGATCCAAGAGCTGCAGTGACCTTCTGCATGGCCTGGTGATCCCACTTGAACATTCTCCTCGTCTGAAACGCCGGTTCAGCATAAGCGCAAACATGTGCATGGTCACATCTGAAGAACAAACAGATGATCTCAACAAAAATCTAGAGGAACAGAAACTACTTATGGAAAACCATAGTGATTCCATGTTTATTCAACAAATACCTGAAAGGGGTGGAAAACTGAGAATTGAGAATCCTGGACACTGTGCATGGGACTCCAGAAAGTCTGACCCATCAATCTTTCGAAGTCCTATCCAAAGCCGTACTATTACCATTAATAATGGTGACTCAAGGTTTTCAGTGTCAAAAGTATCAGAAGATCATATATTAGAACAGAGAAAAAGTATTGGTTGA
- the kcnk5b gene encoding potassium channel subfamily K member 5b isoform X3: protein MVPSCSDSPLGVSAVPEVVAQAAGKGVTVTGGKQFNNWNWENAVIFAATVITTIGYGNVAPKSAGGRVFCILYGLCGIPLCLTWISELGTFFAGRAKRLSQVLLHKGLIAKKVQFVCTAIFLLWGFLVHLIIPSFVFMCFENWTYLEGLYFSFTTMTTVGFGDYVAGVNPEISYPALYRFFVQLWICLGLAWLSLFFSWNVHMVVEAHKVLKKRRLRRHKLSIDDIPETNVEVKKAPKPLPLSGVIDIFQFMSEKVEDYSDVIQAIGADEKRRKKKQEEELSRSKSCSDLLHGLVIPLEHSPRLKRRFSISANMCMVTSEEQTDDLNKNLEEQKLLMENHSDSMFIQQIPERGGKLRIENPGHCAWDSRKSDPSIFRSPIQSRTITINNGDSRFSVSKVSEDHILEQRKSIG, encoded by the exons GTTGTAGCCCAGGCGGCTGGAAAAGGTGTGACTGTAACAGGAGGAAAACAATTCAACAACTGGAATTGGGAGAACGCTGTTATTTTTGCTGCCACGGTCATTACTACCATAG GTTATGGCAATGTTGCTCCGAAGTCAGCCGGAGGTCGTGTGTTCTGTATTCTGTATGGGCTTTGTGGCATTCCATTGTGCCTCACATGGATAAGTGAGTTGGGCACTTTCTTTGCTGGCAGAGCAAAACGCCTAAGTCAGGTGCTTCTCCACAAAGGCCTTATTGCG AAAAAAGTTCAGTTTGTATGCACAGCTATATTCCTTTTATGGGGTTTTTTGGTTCACCTGATCATCCCATCCTTCGTGTTTATGTGCTTCGAGAATTGGACTTACTTAGAAGGCCTCTACTTCTCCTTTACCACCATGACCACTGTGGGTTTTGGAGACTATGTAGCAG GTGTGAACCCAGAAATATCCTACCCAGCTCTTTACAGATTCTTTGTGCAGCTATGGATTTGCTTGGGACTTGCCTGGTTGTCTCTGTTCTTTAGCTGGAATGTACATATGGTGGTTGAGGCTCATAAAGTTCTCAAGAAAAGGAGATTAAGACGTCACAAGCTCTCCATTGATGACATTCCTGAAACCAATGTAGAGGTCAAAAAAGCTCCAAAGCCACTCCCTCTCTCTGGTGTCATTGACATCTTTCAATTCATGTCTGAGAAGGTTGAGGACTACAGTGATGTCATCCAAGCTATTGGAGCAGATGagaagaggaggaagaaaaaacaGGAGGAAGAACTGTCTCGATCCAAGAGCTGCAGTGACCTTCTGCATGGCCTGGTGATCCCACTTGAACATTCTCCTCGTCTGAAACGCCGGTTCAGCATAAGCGCAAACATGTGCATGGTCACATCTGAAGAACAAACAGATGATCTCAACAAAAATCTAGAGGAACAGAAACTACTTATGGAAAACCATAGTGATTCCATGTTTATTCAACAAATACCTGAAAGGGGTGGAAAACTGAGAATTGAGAATCCTGGACACTGTGCATGGGACTCCAGAAAGTCTGACCCATCAATCTTTCGAAGTCCTATCCAAAGCCGTACTATTACCATTAATAATGGTGACTCAAGGTTTTCAGTGTCAAAAGTATCAGAAGATCATATATTAGAACAGAGAAAAAGTATTGGTTGA